CGCGAGCTGATGCTCGGGCAGATCCCCATCAAGGGTGCTATCAATGATATAGCGGATTTCTTCCTGGGTGAATTCGCCGCCGTCGCGCTTCTTTTCGATAAGGAATTCGAAGGTCGGCTTGATGAACCTGCGTGGAGGCAGAGTGCGTTTCGTCATGTGTGATGGTGTGTGACTCGTAAAGACCTGTCTGGCCGTAAACCGACGAGGTTAGACAAAAAAAACCTAGGTTGTCGAGTCAAAATTACGGCTGCTAATAGCCATTCATAGTGCCTTTCACCCTCCCCTGCAGTTACTTAGGACTCCTTGTCATGGCTCGTAATAGTGCTCAAATTGCCCGAGCGGGGCCCCAAATCCACGCTTGCGAGGCCCCGGCAGCCCTCCGTTGAGTGAAGAAATGTCCGTCCCGTTCAACTTCGCCACGTCGATTGAGAGCGCGCTGCAAAGCGCCGCGACCTCGCTGGAGCTCGATCTGAGTCTCTTCGCGCCCGAGGTCCGCACGGCCGATCCGCGCCACGGCGATTTCCAGGCCAACGGGGTGCTGCCCTACGCCAAACGGACCCAACAGAACCCCCGCGCTCTCGGCGAGAAGATGCTCGCCGCCCTGCCTGCCGAGCTGCTCGCCGAATTTGACGTCGCGATCGCGGGTCCCGGTTTTCTCAACTTCACCCTCAAACCCGCTACGCTCGACCGGTGGCTCACGACTTACGCAACGGAAGACAGCCTGCGCGAGGGTGCCCGCGCCTCCCAAGCCGAGGCCGGTCAGACCTTCATCGTCGACTACAGCTCGCCCAACACCGCCAAGCAGATGCACGTGGGCCACCTGCGCTCCATCGTGATCGGTGAGGCCATCTGCCGCCTGCTCGATTTCGCCGGCGCCAAAGTCATCCGCGACAACCACATCGGCGACTGGGGCACCGGCTTCGGCAAACTCATCTGGGCCTACAAACGCCACCTCGACGCCGCCGCGCTCGAGGCCGATCCGCTGGAGGAGTTCGAACGCCTCTACAAGGTTGGCAACAAAGCCGCCGACGAAGATGAGAGCGTGCTGGAAGCCGCCCGCCAGGAACTCGTTAAACTCCAGGGCGGCGACGAGGAGAACCTCGCCATCTGGAAGCGCATCAACGAGGTCTCCCTCGAAGCCTTCCAGAAGATCTACGACCAGTTCGGCGTGAAGTTCGACTACACCCTCGGCGAGAGTTTCTACAACGACAAGGTCGGCCAAGTTTACCAAGAGCTCAGTGATCTCGGCCTCGCCGAAGAGAGCGAAGGCGCCCTCGTCGTCTTCCACCCGGAGCACCCGCGCTTCCACAAGCAACCCTTCCTCGTGCGCAAGAGCGACGGAGCCGCCAACTACGCCTCCACCGATCTCGCCACCCTGCTCTACCGCACCGAACACTTCGGCGCCGACGCCTCCATCTACGTGATCGACTCGCGTCAGAGTGACCACTGCGAGCAACTCTTCCTCACCGCCAAAAAGTGGTTTGAGAAGACCAACCGCAAACTGCCCCGCCTCGAACACACTTCCTTCGGCACCGTGCTCGGCGAGAACAACAAGCCGCTGAAGACCCGCTCCGGCGAAAACATCAAGCTGCGTGACCTGATCGACGAAGCCACCGAACGCGCCGCGCAACTCGTCGCCACCAAGAGCGGCGAACTGCCAGCCGACGAGCAGGCCAAAATCGCCGAGATCGTGGGCGTGGGCTCCGTCCAATACGCCGACCTGAGCCAAAACCGCTCCTCGGATTATGTGTTCTCCTGGGACAAGATGATCTCCCTCGAGGGCAACACCGCCG
This portion of the Actomonas aquatica genome encodes:
- the argS gene encoding arginine--tRNA ligase, producing the protein MSVPFNFATSIESALQSAATSLELDLSLFAPEVRTADPRHGDFQANGVLPYAKRTQQNPRALGEKMLAALPAELLAEFDVAIAGPGFLNFTLKPATLDRWLTTYATEDSLREGARASQAEAGQTFIVDYSSPNTAKQMHVGHLRSIVIGEAICRLLDFAGAKVIRDNHIGDWGTGFGKLIWAYKRHLDAAALEADPLEEFERLYKVGNKAADEDESVLEAARQELVKLQGGDEENLAIWKRINEVSLEAFQKIYDQFGVKFDYTLGESFYNDKVGQVYQELSDLGLAEESEGALVVFHPEHPRFHKQPFLVRKSDGAANYASTDLATLLYRTEHFGADASIYVIDSRQSDHCEQLFLTAKKWFEKTNRKLPRLEHTSFGTVLGENNKPLKTRSGENIKLRDLIDEATERAAQLVATKSGELPADEQAKIAEIVGVGSVQYADLSQNRSSDYVFSWDKMISLEGNTAAYLLYAVARIHSIFRKLAIDPSDAAALAAADTLETPTELALARKLAKFPDALRAAVTPLRPHMLCLFLFELAGEFSAFYSADKVAVDEPNVRARRLRLCARTLLLLETGLHLLGLRTLKRM